A window of Macrotis lagotis isolate mMagLag1 chromosome X, bilby.v1.9.chrom.fasta, whole genome shotgun sequence contains these coding sequences:
- the LOC141497175 gene encoding uncharacterized protein LOC141497175 codes for MGRGRVADWLLGPRRPMGALARGRAGLRAKPEAGPAPAAPGHAHSPPLWAREQPRPPPPPRPRRPAPGPGPAPTHPGGGPGTRAPAAAEAGRGPRRPAPPGRGLPVRGRKSRRHGDPAGSPPRACAHCPLGNGAAESLSFCGERRREPGQRRIRGSSHQMWQEGKWARDAAGIQWPRDATEAKWTRDAPGMQWSRHAAEGKWTRDAAEAAEVQCAGPGDRW; via the exons ATGGGGAGGGGCCGCGTTGCTGATTGGCTCCTGGGCCCACGTCGACCAATGGGCGCCCTAGCTCGCGGACGGGCGGGACTCAGGGCGAAACCAGAGGCGGGGCCGGCGCCCGCGGCCCCAGGCCACGCCCACTCGCCCCCTTTGTGGGCCCGAGAGCAGCCCCggccgcccccgccgccccgcccccgccggcctgcccccggcccgggcccggctCCCACTCACCCCGGCGGCGGCCCCGGCACGCGAGCCCCGGCGGCGGCTGAGGCCGGAAGAGGTCCGAGGCGGCCGGCTCCACCGGGACGGGGACTGCCAGTTAGGGGGCGGAAGTCCCGTCGCCATGGAGACCCCGCCGGAAGCCCGCCCCGCGCCTGCGCGCACTGCCCGCTGGGAAAC GGTGCAGCTGAAAGCCTGAGCTTCTGTGGGGAGCGGAGGAGAGAACCAGGGCAGAGGAGAATCCGGGGGTCCAGCCACCAAATGT GGCAAGAGGGGAAGTGGGCCAGGGATGCTGCAGGAATACAATGGCCCAGAGATGCTACGGAGGCAAAGTGGACCAGGGATGCACCAGGAATGCAATGGTCCAGGCATGCTGCAGAGGGGAAGTGGACCAGGGATGCGGCGGAGGCGGCTGAGGTCCAGTGCGCAGGCCCTGGCGACAGATGGTGA